From a region of the Falco peregrinus isolate bFalPer1 chromosome 5, bFalPer1.pri, whole genome shotgun sequence genome:
- the PRAM1 gene encoding PML-RARA-regulated adapter molecule 1 isoform X4, producing MTHLEEKEAVVRHLQAKLQGNRKDSPEAGRWPESRSAASPAMSLGQSPVPGSKGELPPEPPWTRRVDFSRAPPSHSKGQSVGQHSSPRSICEPPGWTVRLKKGISQDASFHSAPAKPGGGDALNKEVGATSHPPQRNPAQQTWPLAKDKGAPVVPAKGIAAAAPLDAAGSSRRTGHPAVPRRKPLPHVKALGVRPAKPRRPPVVDLEKFGVAAHPGTPLCPAVEPPRSTQLGKKRGYVTSALMQFPPQDAPSVTGDEDELYDDVEPAGLLGRGKGFQLSPISQPPVYRHPGEGFGFTGGDAGQASNSVALLAAAQREAQVSRKMKPMTLKDCKKEEKADREFQKKFKIKPVPRTIGLERDLFLPRRFEGSINVLTRMMVDPAATEKRGGGKNLPLRRGEILDVIQFTNQEQILCRNSQRRYGYVPRAVMLHLDADIYDDVEIYG from the exons ATG ACACACCTCGAGGAAAAAGAGGCCGTGGTGAGGCACCTGCAGGCAAAGCTCCAAGGGAACAGGAAAGACTCCCCCGAAGCGGGCAGGTGGCCGGAGAGTCgctctgcagcatcccctgcGATGTCACTGGGACAGAGCCCAGTGCCAGGCTCCAAGGGCGAGCTGCCTCCAGAGCCCCCCTGGACAAGGAGGGTGGACTTCAGCAGGGCTCCTCCGTCTCACAGTAAAGGTCAGAGTGTGGGACAGCATTCATCTCCTCGTTCCATCTGTGAGCCCCCGGGATGGACGGTGCGACTGAAGAAAGGGATTTCTCAGGATGCCAGCTTCCACTCAGCCCCTGCGAagccaggaggaggagatgcGTTGAACAAGGAGGTGGGAGCCACCTCCCATCCTCCCCAGAGAAACCCAGCTCAGCAGACATGGCCACTGGCCAAAGACAAGGGTGCTCCAGTGGTTCCTGCCAAAGGCAtcgctgctgcagcccccctggATGCTGCGGGAAGCTCCCGCAGGACGGGGCACCCAGCTGTGCCCCGCAGGAAGCCTTTGCCACACGTCAAGGCGCTGGGAGTGAGGCCGGCCAAGCCCAGGCGCCCTCCTGTTGTTGATCTGGAGAAGTTTGGTGTGGCTGCACATCCTGGGACACCCCTCTGTCCTGCCGTGGAGCCACCAAGGAGCACGCAGCTGG GTAAAAAAAGAGGGTACGTTACATCAGCCCTGATGCAGTTCCCACCGCAGGATGCTCCGAGTGTAACGGG GGATGAAGATGAGCTGTACGATGATGTAGAGCCCGCTGGGCTGCTTGGGAGAGGCAAAGGCTTTCAGCTGTCCCCCATATCCCAGCCACCAGTGTATCGCCACCCCGGAGAAG GGTTTGGTTTTACAGGTGGAGATGCCGGTCAAGCTTCTAACAGTGTTGCCTTGCTGGCAGCTGCGCAGAG AGAAGCCCAGGTCTCCCGGAAAATGAAGCCGATGACGCTCAAGGACtgcaagaaggaagagaaggcagaCAGGGagtttcagaagaaattcaAG ATCAAACCAGTCCCCAGGACCATCGGGCTGGAGAGGGATCTGTTTCTTCCGAGAAGG TTCGAAGGAAGCATCAACGTCCTGACTCGGATGATGGTCGACCCCGCAGCAACAGAGAagaggggtggagggaagaaCCTGCCACTGCGACGAGGAGAAATTCTTGATGTCATTCAGTTTACAAATCAGGAGCAAATCCTCTGCCGAAACAGCCAGAGGAGGT ATGGGTACGTGCCCCGGGCTGTGATGCTACACCT GGATGCTGACATCTACGATGATGTTGAGATTTATG GTTGA
- the PRAM1 gene encoding PML-RARA-regulated adapter molecule 1 isoform X1 — protein MTHLEEKEAVVRHLQAKLQGNRKDSPEAGRWPESRSAASPAMSLGQSPVPGSKGELPPEPPWTRRVDFSRAPPSHSKGQSVGQHSSPRSICEPPGWTVRLKKGISQDASFHSAPAKPGGGDALNKEVGATSHPPQRNPAQQTWPLAKDKGAPVVPAKGIAAAAPLDAAGSSRRTGHPAVPRRKPLPHVKALGVRPAKPRRPPVVDLEKFGVAAHPGTPLCPAVEPPRSTQLGKKRGYVTSALMQFPPQDAPSVTGDEDELYDDVEPAGLLGRGKGFQLSPISQPPVYRHPGEGFGFTGGDAGQASNSVALLAAAQREAQVSRKMKPMTLKDCKKEEKADREFQKKFKIKPVPRTIGLERDLFLPRRFEGSINVLTRMMVDPAATEKRGGGKNLPLRRGEILDVIQFTNQEQILCRNSQRRYGYVPRAVMLHLDADIYDDVEIYGRCRGNCCQSPFTKHRALLPGMGRHQ, from the exons ATG ACACACCTCGAGGAAAAAGAGGCCGTGGTGAGGCACCTGCAGGCAAAGCTCCAAGGGAACAGGAAAGACTCCCCCGAAGCGGGCAGGTGGCCGGAGAGTCgctctgcagcatcccctgcGATGTCACTGGGACAGAGCCCAGTGCCAGGCTCCAAGGGCGAGCTGCCTCCAGAGCCCCCCTGGACAAGGAGGGTGGACTTCAGCAGGGCTCCTCCGTCTCACAGTAAAGGTCAGAGTGTGGGACAGCATTCATCTCCTCGTTCCATCTGTGAGCCCCCGGGATGGACGGTGCGACTGAAGAAAGGGATTTCTCAGGATGCCAGCTTCCACTCAGCCCCTGCGAagccaggaggaggagatgcGTTGAACAAGGAGGTGGGAGCCACCTCCCATCCTCCCCAGAGAAACCCAGCTCAGCAGACATGGCCACTGGCCAAAGACAAGGGTGCTCCAGTGGTTCCTGCCAAAGGCAtcgctgctgcagcccccctggATGCTGCGGGAAGCTCCCGCAGGACGGGGCACCCAGCTGTGCCCCGCAGGAAGCCTTTGCCACACGTCAAGGCGCTGGGAGTGAGGCCGGCCAAGCCCAGGCGCCCTCCTGTTGTTGATCTGGAGAAGTTTGGTGTGGCTGCACATCCTGGGACACCCCTCTGTCCTGCCGTGGAGCCACCAAGGAGCACGCAGCTGG GTAAAAAAAGAGGGTACGTTACATCAGCCCTGATGCAGTTCCCACCGCAGGATGCTCCGAGTGTAACGGG GGATGAAGATGAGCTGTACGATGATGTAGAGCCCGCTGGGCTGCTTGGGAGAGGCAAAGGCTTTCAGCTGTCCCCCATATCCCAGCCACCAGTGTATCGCCACCCCGGAGAAG GGTTTGGTTTTACAGGTGGAGATGCCGGTCAAGCTTCTAACAGTGTTGCCTTGCTGGCAGCTGCGCAGAG AGAAGCCCAGGTCTCCCGGAAAATGAAGCCGATGACGCTCAAGGACtgcaagaaggaagagaaggcagaCAGGGagtttcagaagaaattcaAG ATCAAACCAGTCCCCAGGACCATCGGGCTGGAGAGGGATCTGTTTCTTCCGAGAAGG TTCGAAGGAAGCATCAACGTCCTGACTCGGATGATGGTCGACCCCGCAGCAACAGAGAagaggggtggagggaagaaCCTGCCACTGCGACGAGGAGAAATTCTTGATGTCATTCAGTTTACAAATCAGGAGCAAATCCTCTGCCGAAACAGCCAGAGGAGGT ATGGGTACGTGCCCCGGGCTGTGATGCTACACCT GGATGCTGACATCTACGATGATGTTGAGATTTATGGTAGGTGCAGAGGGAACTGCTGCCAAAGCCCCTTCACCAAGCACCGGGCACTGCTGCCTGGCATGGGCAGGCACCAGTGA
- the PRAM1 gene encoding PML-RARA-regulated adapter molecule 1 isoform X2 codes for MTHLEEKEAVVRHLQAKLQGNRKDSPEAGRWPESRSAASPAMSLGQSPVPGSKGELPPEPPWTRRVDFSRAPPSHSKGQSVGQHSSPRSICEPPGWTVRLKKGISQDASFHSAPAKPGGGDALNKEVGATSHPPQRNPAQQTWPLAKDKGAPVVPAKGIAAAAPLDAAGSSRRTGHPAVPRRKPLPHVKALGVRPAKPRRPPVVDLEKFGVAAHPGTPLCPAVEPPRSTQLGKKRGYVTSALMQFPPQDAPSVTGDEDELYDDVEPAGLLGRGKGFQLSPISQPPVYRHPGEGGDAGQASNSVALLAAAQREAQVSRKMKPMTLKDCKKEEKADREFQKKFKIKPVPRTIGLERDLFLPRRFEGSINVLTRMMVDPAATEKRGGGKNLPLRRGEILDVIQFTNQEQILCRNSQRRYGYVPRAVMLHLDADIYDDVEIYGRCRGNCCQSPFTKHRALLPGMGRHQ; via the exons ATG ACACACCTCGAGGAAAAAGAGGCCGTGGTGAGGCACCTGCAGGCAAAGCTCCAAGGGAACAGGAAAGACTCCCCCGAAGCGGGCAGGTGGCCGGAGAGTCgctctgcagcatcccctgcGATGTCACTGGGACAGAGCCCAGTGCCAGGCTCCAAGGGCGAGCTGCCTCCAGAGCCCCCCTGGACAAGGAGGGTGGACTTCAGCAGGGCTCCTCCGTCTCACAGTAAAGGTCAGAGTGTGGGACAGCATTCATCTCCTCGTTCCATCTGTGAGCCCCCGGGATGGACGGTGCGACTGAAGAAAGGGATTTCTCAGGATGCCAGCTTCCACTCAGCCCCTGCGAagccaggaggaggagatgcGTTGAACAAGGAGGTGGGAGCCACCTCCCATCCTCCCCAGAGAAACCCAGCTCAGCAGACATGGCCACTGGCCAAAGACAAGGGTGCTCCAGTGGTTCCTGCCAAAGGCAtcgctgctgcagcccccctggATGCTGCGGGAAGCTCCCGCAGGACGGGGCACCCAGCTGTGCCCCGCAGGAAGCCTTTGCCACACGTCAAGGCGCTGGGAGTGAGGCCGGCCAAGCCCAGGCGCCCTCCTGTTGTTGATCTGGAGAAGTTTGGTGTGGCTGCACATCCTGGGACACCCCTCTGTCCTGCCGTGGAGCCACCAAGGAGCACGCAGCTGG GTAAAAAAAGAGGGTACGTTACATCAGCCCTGATGCAGTTCCCACCGCAGGATGCTCCGAGTGTAACGGG GGATGAAGATGAGCTGTACGATGATGTAGAGCCCGCTGGGCTGCTTGGGAGAGGCAAAGGCTTTCAGCTGTCCCCCATATCCCAGCCACCAGTGTATCGCCACCCCGGAGAAG GTGGAGATGCCGGTCAAGCTTCTAACAGTGTTGCCTTGCTGGCAGCTGCGCAGAG AGAAGCCCAGGTCTCCCGGAAAATGAAGCCGATGACGCTCAAGGACtgcaagaaggaagagaaggcagaCAGGGagtttcagaagaaattcaAG ATCAAACCAGTCCCCAGGACCATCGGGCTGGAGAGGGATCTGTTTCTTCCGAGAAGG TTCGAAGGAAGCATCAACGTCCTGACTCGGATGATGGTCGACCCCGCAGCAACAGAGAagaggggtggagggaagaaCCTGCCACTGCGACGAGGAGAAATTCTTGATGTCATTCAGTTTACAAATCAGGAGCAAATCCTCTGCCGAAACAGCCAGAGGAGGT ATGGGTACGTGCCCCGGGCTGTGATGCTACACCT GGATGCTGACATCTACGATGATGTTGAGATTTATGGTAGGTGCAGAGGGAACTGCTGCCAAAGCCCCTTCACCAAGCACCGGGCACTGCTGCCTGGCATGGGCAGGCACCAGTGA
- the PRAM1 gene encoding PML-RARA-regulated adapter molecule 1 isoform X3, giving the protein MTHLEEKEAVVRHLQAKLQGNRKDSPEAGRWPESRSAASPAMSLGQSPVPGSKGELPPEPPWTRRVDFSRAPPSHSKGQSVGQHSSPRSICEPPGWTVRLKKGISQDASFHSAPAKPGGGDALNKEVGATSHPPQRNPAQQTWPLAKDKGAPVVPAKGIAAAAPLDAAGSSRRTGHPAVPRRKPLPHVKALGVRPAKPRRPPVVDLEKFGVAAHPGTPLCPAVEPPRSTQLGKKRGYVTSALMQFPPQDAPSVTGDEDELYDDVEPAGLLGRGKGFQLSPISQPPVYRHPGEGFGFTGGDAGQASNSVALLAAAQREAQVSRKMKPMTLKDCKKEEKADREFQKKFKFEGSINVLTRMMVDPAATEKRGGGKNLPLRRGEILDVIQFTNQEQILCRNSQRRYGYVPRAVMLHLDADIYDDVEIYGRCRGNCCQSPFTKHRALLPGMGRHQ; this is encoded by the exons ATG ACACACCTCGAGGAAAAAGAGGCCGTGGTGAGGCACCTGCAGGCAAAGCTCCAAGGGAACAGGAAAGACTCCCCCGAAGCGGGCAGGTGGCCGGAGAGTCgctctgcagcatcccctgcGATGTCACTGGGACAGAGCCCAGTGCCAGGCTCCAAGGGCGAGCTGCCTCCAGAGCCCCCCTGGACAAGGAGGGTGGACTTCAGCAGGGCTCCTCCGTCTCACAGTAAAGGTCAGAGTGTGGGACAGCATTCATCTCCTCGTTCCATCTGTGAGCCCCCGGGATGGACGGTGCGACTGAAGAAAGGGATTTCTCAGGATGCCAGCTTCCACTCAGCCCCTGCGAagccaggaggaggagatgcGTTGAACAAGGAGGTGGGAGCCACCTCCCATCCTCCCCAGAGAAACCCAGCTCAGCAGACATGGCCACTGGCCAAAGACAAGGGTGCTCCAGTGGTTCCTGCCAAAGGCAtcgctgctgcagcccccctggATGCTGCGGGAAGCTCCCGCAGGACGGGGCACCCAGCTGTGCCCCGCAGGAAGCCTTTGCCACACGTCAAGGCGCTGGGAGTGAGGCCGGCCAAGCCCAGGCGCCCTCCTGTTGTTGATCTGGAGAAGTTTGGTGTGGCTGCACATCCTGGGACACCCCTCTGTCCTGCCGTGGAGCCACCAAGGAGCACGCAGCTGG GTAAAAAAAGAGGGTACGTTACATCAGCCCTGATGCAGTTCCCACCGCAGGATGCTCCGAGTGTAACGGG GGATGAAGATGAGCTGTACGATGATGTAGAGCCCGCTGGGCTGCTTGGGAGAGGCAAAGGCTTTCAGCTGTCCCCCATATCCCAGCCACCAGTGTATCGCCACCCCGGAGAAG GGTTTGGTTTTACAGGTGGAGATGCCGGTCAAGCTTCTAACAGTGTTGCCTTGCTGGCAGCTGCGCAGAG AGAAGCCCAGGTCTCCCGGAAAATGAAGCCGATGACGCTCAAGGACtgcaagaaggaagagaaggcagaCAGGGagtttcagaagaaattcaAG TTCGAAGGAAGCATCAACGTCCTGACTCGGATGATGGTCGACCCCGCAGCAACAGAGAagaggggtggagggaagaaCCTGCCACTGCGACGAGGAGAAATTCTTGATGTCATTCAGTTTACAAATCAGGAGCAAATCCTCTGCCGAAACAGCCAGAGGAGGT ATGGGTACGTGCCCCGGGCTGTGATGCTACACCT GGATGCTGACATCTACGATGATGTTGAGATTTATGGTAGGTGCAGAGGGAACTGCTGCCAAAGCCCCTTCACCAAGCACCGGGCACTGCTGCCTGGCATGGGCAGGCACCAGTGA
- the POLE4 gene encoding DNA polymerase epsilon subunit 4 gives MAAAGPVAGAEVPGPGPGEEAAGAGPPCPGPARLARLPLARVKALVKADPDVSLASQEAVFVLARATELFVETIAKDAYVYAQQGKRKTLQRKDLDNAIEAIDEFAFLEGTLD, from the exons atggcggcggccgggccggtGGCGGGCGCGGAGgtgccggggccgggcccgggggaggaggcggcgggcgcggggccgccaTGCCCGGGGCCGGCCCGCCTGGCGCGGCTGCCGCTGGCGCGGGTGAAGGCGCTGGTGAAGGCGGACCCGGACGTCAGCCTGGCCAGCCAGGAGGCCGTCTTCGTCCTGGCGCGGGCCACg GAGTTGTTTGTTGAAACCATAGCCAAGGATGCGTACGTGTACGCTcagcaaggaaaaaggaaaactctgCAGAGAAAAGACCTGG ATAATGCCATTGAAGCTATTGatgaatttgcttttttggAAG gtACTTTGGACTGA
- the LOC101915461 gene encoding uncharacterized protein LOC101915461 isoform X1, protein MPTLLVCSMQDPLAVVFFVFFAGLLRAPIFASVDADGRGDEQGNLFAERGCCRRQSHFLHVGHDVSGSPVSVDVGKCRSSCSSQQISSLNPSLLELSRHSSMLDFLRSKKLQVRHPNSLLRPGAPRSCPGGSCCEPTHVHMERLLLLEGVREVEVVDGCHCSMCPEECLRLPAVKTFFPDSPWEVTIDVGKCSDPAYSADGLFCMPTKFSAALVKTPQGGEVVQMLENCEMKEKCYRVSQVEYYYEIVHSSAGRREERLKEIDVGRCLGSCSWGDPCLLRESQGREKCLLWAEAASSRCVPHQYDVHTFWSRRDRVRTVVAIRQCKCRG, encoded by the exons ATGCCGACATTGCTGGT GTGCAGTATGCAGGACCCACTAGCTGTCGTCTTCTTCGTCTTCTTTGCTGGGCTCTTGCGTGCTCCCATCTTTGCCA GTGTCGATGCTGACGGCAGAGGGGACGAGCAAGGGAACCTGTTTGCAgagaggggctgctgcaggaggcagagccaTTTCCTCCACGTTGGGCATG ATGTCTCTGGCAGTCCTGTCAGCGTGGACGTTGGAAAGTGCCGGTCCAGCTGCTCATCCCAGCAGATCAGCTCCCTCAACCCCAGCCTCCTGGAGCTCTCCAGACACTCTTCCATGCTTGATTTCCTTCGAAGCAAGAAG ctgcaggtcaggcaCCCCAACTCACTGCTGCGGCCGGGAGCCCCACGATCCTGCCCTGGGGGTTCCTGCTGCGAGCCCACCCACGTGCACATGGAGCGACTCCTGCTCTTGGAAGGTGTTCGGGAGGTAGAGGTGGTGGACGGCTGTCACTGCAGCATGTGCCCTGAGGAATGTCTTCGCCTCCCAGCTGTGAAAACCTTCTTTCCAGACTCTCCCTGGGAAGTCACGATCGATGTGGGGAAATGCTCTGATCCAGCCTACAGTGCAG aTGGACTTTTCTGCATGCCCACAAAGTTCAGCGCTGCTCTAGTCAAAACCCCACAAGGTGGGGAGGTGGTTCAGATGCTGGAGAACTGcgaaatgaaggaaaaatgctaTCGCGTTTCCCAGGTGGAATATTATTATGAAATcgtgcacagctctgcaggacGCAGGGAGGAACGGCTCAAG GAAATTGATGTGGGAAGGTGCTTgggcagctgctcctggggggATCCCTGCCTGCTTAG GGAGTCCCAAGGCAGAGAGAAATGTCTGCTGTGGGCAGAAGCTGCCTCCAGCCGCTGCGTCCCTCACCAGTACGATGTACACACGTTCTGGAGCCGCCGAGACCGCGTCCGCACCGTCGTTGCCATCCGACAGTGCAAGTGCAGGGGGTAG
- the LOC101915461 gene encoding uncharacterized protein LOC101915461 isoform X2: MPTLLVMQDPLAVVFFVFFAGLLRAPIFASVDADGRGDEQGNLFAERGCCRRQSHFLHVGHDVSGSPVSVDVGKCRSSCSSQQISSLNPSLLELSRHSSMLDFLRSKKLQVRHPNSLLRPGAPRSCPGGSCCEPTHVHMERLLLLEGVREVEVVDGCHCSMCPEECLRLPAVKTFFPDSPWEVTIDVGKCSDPAYSADGLFCMPTKFSAALVKTPQGGEVVQMLENCEMKEKCYRVSQVEYYYEIVHSSAGRREERLKEIDVGRCLGSCSWGDPCLLRESQGREKCLLWAEAASSRCVPHQYDVHTFWSRRDRVRTVVAIRQCKCRG; this comes from the exons ATGCCGACATTGCTGGT TATGCAGGACCCACTAGCTGTCGTCTTCTTCGTCTTCTTTGCTGGGCTCTTGCGTGCTCCCATCTTTGCCA GTGTCGATGCTGACGGCAGAGGGGACGAGCAAGGGAACCTGTTTGCAgagaggggctgctgcaggaggcagagccaTTTCCTCCACGTTGGGCATG ATGTCTCTGGCAGTCCTGTCAGCGTGGACGTTGGAAAGTGCCGGTCCAGCTGCTCATCCCAGCAGATCAGCTCCCTCAACCCCAGCCTCCTGGAGCTCTCCAGACACTCTTCCATGCTTGATTTCCTTCGAAGCAAGAAG ctgcaggtcaggcaCCCCAACTCACTGCTGCGGCCGGGAGCCCCACGATCCTGCCCTGGGGGTTCCTGCTGCGAGCCCACCCACGTGCACATGGAGCGACTCCTGCTCTTGGAAGGTGTTCGGGAGGTAGAGGTGGTGGACGGCTGTCACTGCAGCATGTGCCCTGAGGAATGTCTTCGCCTCCCAGCTGTGAAAACCTTCTTTCCAGACTCTCCCTGGGAAGTCACGATCGATGTGGGGAAATGCTCTGATCCAGCCTACAGTGCAG aTGGACTTTTCTGCATGCCCACAAAGTTCAGCGCTGCTCTAGTCAAAACCCCACAAGGTGGGGAGGTGGTTCAGATGCTGGAGAACTGcgaaatgaaggaaaaatgctaTCGCGTTTCCCAGGTGGAATATTATTATGAAATcgtgcacagctctgcaggacGCAGGGAGGAACGGCTCAAG GAAATTGATGTGGGAAGGTGCTTgggcagctgctcctggggggATCCCTGCCTGCTTAG GGAGTCCCAAGGCAGAGAGAAATGTCTGCTGTGGGCAGAAGCTGCCTCCAGCCGCTGCGTCCCTCACCAGTACGATGTACACACGTTCTGGAGCCGCCGAGACCGCGTCCGCACCGTCGTTGCCATCCGACAGTGCAAGTGCAGGGGGTAG
- the LOC101915461 gene encoding uncharacterized protein LOC101915461 isoform X4: MPTLLVCSMQDPLAVVFFVFFAGLLRAPIFASVDADGRGDEQGNLFAERGCCRRQSHFLHVGHDVSGSPVSVDVGKCRSSCSSQQISSLNPSLLELSRHSSMLDFLRSKKLQVRHPNSLLRPGAPRSCPGGSCCEPTHVHMERLLLLEGVREVEVVDGCHCSMCPEECLRLPAVKTFFPDSPWEVTIDVGKCSDPAYSADGLFCMPTKFSAALVKTPQGGEVVQMLENCEMKEKCYRVSQVEYYYEIVHSSAGRREERLKEIDVGRCLGSCSWGDPCLLRTASAAPRAGPGGMPQERVLGNTHSSPSGLCLTV, translated from the exons ATGCCGACATTGCTGGT GTGCAGTATGCAGGACCCACTAGCTGTCGTCTTCTTCGTCTTCTTTGCTGGGCTCTTGCGTGCTCCCATCTTTGCCA GTGTCGATGCTGACGGCAGAGGGGACGAGCAAGGGAACCTGTTTGCAgagaggggctgctgcaggaggcagagccaTTTCCTCCACGTTGGGCATG ATGTCTCTGGCAGTCCTGTCAGCGTGGACGTTGGAAAGTGCCGGTCCAGCTGCTCATCCCAGCAGATCAGCTCCCTCAACCCCAGCCTCCTGGAGCTCTCCAGACACTCTTCCATGCTTGATTTCCTTCGAAGCAAGAAG ctgcaggtcaggcaCCCCAACTCACTGCTGCGGCCGGGAGCCCCACGATCCTGCCCTGGGGGTTCCTGCTGCGAGCCCACCCACGTGCACATGGAGCGACTCCTGCTCTTGGAAGGTGTTCGGGAGGTAGAGGTGGTGGACGGCTGTCACTGCAGCATGTGCCCTGAGGAATGTCTTCGCCTCCCAGCTGTGAAAACCTTCTTTCCAGACTCTCCCTGGGAAGTCACGATCGATGTGGGGAAATGCTCTGATCCAGCCTACAGTGCAG aTGGACTTTTCTGCATGCCCACAAAGTTCAGCGCTGCTCTAGTCAAAACCCCACAAGGTGGGGAGGTGGTTCAGATGCTGGAGAACTGcgaaatgaaggaaaaatgctaTCGCGTTTCCCAGGTGGAATATTATTATGAAATcgtgcacagctctgcaggacGCAGGGAGGAACGGCTCAAG GAAATTGATGTGGGAAGGTGCTTgggcagctgctcctggggggATCCCTGCCTGCTTAG GACTGCatctgctgctcccagggcaggacccggGGGGATGCCACAGGAGCGGGTTTTGGGTAACACCCACAGCTCACCCTCTGGGCTCTGTCTAACCGTGTAG
- the LOC101915461 gene encoding uncharacterized protein LOC101915461 isoform X3, whose translation MQDPLAVVFFVFFAGLLRAPIFASVDADGRGDEQGNLFAERGCCRRQSHFLHVGHDVSGSPVSVDVGKCRSSCSSQQISSLNPSLLELSRHSSMLDFLRSKKLQVRHPNSLLRPGAPRSCPGGSCCEPTHVHMERLLLLEGVREVEVVDGCHCSMCPEECLRLPAVKTFFPDSPWEVTIDVGKCSDPAYSADGLFCMPTKFSAALVKTPQGGEVVQMLENCEMKEKCYRVSQVEYYYEIVHSSAGRREERLKEIDVGRCLGSCSWGDPCLLRESQGREKCLLWAEAASSRCVPHQYDVHTFWSRRDRVRTVVAIRQCKCRG comes from the exons ATGCAGGACCCACTAGCTGTCGTCTTCTTCGTCTTCTTTGCTGGGCTCTTGCGTGCTCCCATCTTTGCCA GTGTCGATGCTGACGGCAGAGGGGACGAGCAAGGGAACCTGTTTGCAgagaggggctgctgcaggaggcagagccaTTTCCTCCACGTTGGGCATG ATGTCTCTGGCAGTCCTGTCAGCGTGGACGTTGGAAAGTGCCGGTCCAGCTGCTCATCCCAGCAGATCAGCTCCCTCAACCCCAGCCTCCTGGAGCTCTCCAGACACTCTTCCATGCTTGATTTCCTTCGAAGCAAGAAG ctgcaggtcaggcaCCCCAACTCACTGCTGCGGCCGGGAGCCCCACGATCCTGCCCTGGGGGTTCCTGCTGCGAGCCCACCCACGTGCACATGGAGCGACTCCTGCTCTTGGAAGGTGTTCGGGAGGTAGAGGTGGTGGACGGCTGTCACTGCAGCATGTGCCCTGAGGAATGTCTTCGCCTCCCAGCTGTGAAAACCTTCTTTCCAGACTCTCCCTGGGAAGTCACGATCGATGTGGGGAAATGCTCTGATCCAGCCTACAGTGCAG aTGGACTTTTCTGCATGCCCACAAAGTTCAGCGCTGCTCTAGTCAAAACCCCACAAGGTGGGGAGGTGGTTCAGATGCTGGAGAACTGcgaaatgaaggaaaaatgctaTCGCGTTTCCCAGGTGGAATATTATTATGAAATcgtgcacagctctgcaggacGCAGGGAGGAACGGCTCAAG GAAATTGATGTGGGAAGGTGCTTgggcagctgctcctggggggATCCCTGCCTGCTTAG GGAGTCCCAAGGCAGAGAGAAATGTCTGCTGTGGGCAGAAGCTGCCTCCAGCCGCTGCGTCCCTCACCAGTACGATGTACACACGTTCTGGAGCCGCCGAGACCGCGTCCGCACCGTCGTTGCCATCCGACAGTGCAAGTGCAGGGGGTAG